A genomic window from Hyla sarda isolate aHylSar1 chromosome 8, aHylSar1.hap1, whole genome shotgun sequence includes:
- the RNPS1 gene encoding RNA-binding protein with serine-rich domain 1 → MAAPRHSERDGLSELRREKQRKLGKMAPSPSKRKERSEDRAKERTKEKVPNKEAGEKDRGRDKTRKRRSASSGSSSSSRSRSSSSSSSSSGSSSGSSSGSSSSSASSRSGSSSSSRSSSSSSSSGSPSPSRRRHDNRRRSRSKSKQPKRDEKERKRRSPSPKPTKVHIGRLTRNVTKDHIMEIFSTYGKIKMIDMPIDRIHPHLNKGYAYVEFEAPDEADKALKHMDGGQIDGQEITASAVLTPRPMRVVPRRFSPPRRMLPPPPMWRRSPPRMRRRSRSPRRRSPVRRRSRSPARRRHRSRSSSNSSR, encoded by the exons ATggcggccccgcgtcatagcgagcGCGACGGCTTATCGGAGCTCAGGAGGGAGAAGCAGAGAAAGCTCGGGAAAAT GGCTCCCTCTCCAAGCAAACGCAAAGAGCGCTCCGAGGACCGGGCTAAGGAGCGTACCAAAGAGAAGGTGCCCAATAAAGAGGCAGGGGAGAAAGATCGCGGCCGGGACAAAACAAGAAAGAGGCGCAGCGCCTCCAGTGGTAGCAGTAGCAGCAG TCGCTCCCGGTCCAGctcctcatccagttcatccTCTGGCTCCAGCTCCGGCTCTAGCTCAGGATCCAGTTCTTCCTCTGCTTCCAGCCGGTCGGGTAGCTCCAGCTCATCACGAAGCTCCAGCTCCAGCAGCTCCTCCGGTTCACCGAGTCCTTCCCGCCGCCGCCATGATAACCGAAGGCGCTCCCGCTCTAA ATCAAAACAGCCAAAACGTGATGAAAAAGAGAGGAAAAGGAGGAGTCCGAGTCCAAAACCAACAAAAGTGCATATTGGGAGGCTGACAAGGAACGTTACAAAG GACCACATAATGGAGATCTTCTCTACCTACGGGAAGATTAAGATGATTGACATGCCCATAGACCGCATCCACCCACATCTCAACAAGGGCTACGCATATGTGGAATTTGAGGCTCCAGATGAGGCAGACAAGGCCCTGAAACACATGGATGGAG GACAGATTGACGGCCAGGAGATCACCGCTTCAGCAGTGCTAACCCCTCGACCCATGCGGGTGGTGCCTCGAAGATTCAGCCCTCCCCGTCGGATGTTGCCCCCTCCCCCTATGTGGCGTCGTTCTCCCCCGCGTATGAGGAGGAG GTCCCGTTCCCCTCGCCGACGCTCCCCTGTCCGGCGCCGCTCTCGGTCCCCTGCACGCCGCCGTCACCGCAGCCGTTCCAGCTCCAACTCATCACGGTGA